The nucleotide window TGAGCAACAGAACGAAATAAACATCTTCCATCTCCAGGTATACCAATTACAGAATAGTCAGTATAGACCTTCTTTCCATGTGAATAGCCAGTGGTTGAGGAATCACAGCTATCTCCCATACTTCCTCCTGATGCTTCAGCATGTACTGGTTCAGAGGCAGAGCAGCAGACTAAAAATCCAATAAATAAACCTGCAGATGAATGATTTCGCTGTCCAGAATTACACCCAAATTTGTGAAACTTCGATTGAGTAGGTAAGAAAAGCCTCATATTCACATTTTGGGACGAAAAAGAAATATCACAGCACACATTCCTGCGACTCGCAGCAGTTGTAAACGTTAACGAGCGGCAGCTATTCTTCAGGTTGGAGTTAGTATACCCAACACATCTCTTTTGGGATCCCTCAAAGTTGATTGATGATGAGATACAATTTGACCTGGGTGCAGAAATAGTAAATTTTGCAGGGTTGGTTGAAATATAAAAACGTAATGAGCTGGATGGTGATTGCAAAACAATATTACAGAAGCGGCTTGCCATTTATGTTCTTACAGAAGCAAAAACAAATCTATGTATCTCCCTCTTTTTTAGTGCGAGAAGGTTCTAGGTATGGTCTGGAAGAGGCCAAAATTCAAGGCTCTGGCTTTATCCAACTAACCAGCCCGGTCTTGTGCTTGTTAGGGCCATAGGTTTTGGATACACCGACAACAGTTATACATACACAAGTGCAATAATCCTGGTCAGAAGACAAACTTACACCTCTATGAACCCAGAAAAATTGCTCAAACGGGAAACAAATCAATTAACAGACAAGTTACAAGAACCAAATGAAATCCCTAATTTGTAGATGAAAACTAAGACAGTAGCTTGTGCTTCTAGGCGAAAAAACCCAGATGAGAAAAGGCTAACCTTTAGAGAAGGGAAAGTTTACCGTCTACGAATCTGATACAAAGCCGCTGTGTTTTCCTCAAATACCAAAACTCTATTGGGAGGGCTCGTATCTTACTTTATCCAAAACAAAGTAATATTGTTTATTTGGAAAAGGGTAAATATTgccctgaactatgcgaaatagaccatttatatccttcattacattttgggatcaaaaataccccgcagttatcccaggagaccacaaatatcctcaagagttaacaccccaattttttagtgacgtgaCAAGCCACATGGGaataatccctccacctaagcattatcaattaagattcactacaaaggAACTTGaccaaaatcccaaaatattgccactaaaggttatgagtgatttttagtggcgactaaggaTCCAACAAtcattcgctagtaaaacctattttttcaacaaaaaaatatgataattaattttcaattgcgacctaattttctaaaataaataacttgcaatatccatattaaaaacatccaatattattacgaaaaataatcaaaattacttctcgattcaaatctcctactatatatatatataatgcatcattgtacattttatacatttacatatgacataaaaataaaacatatagtgtcttcaaactcctacttaatcgatatcatatttggttttttaaaaacaatgaagaaaagaacacaaaattagaatttaatgttaaaaacttttagtgacgattttctgggcttttgtggggactgttgttgccgctctcttaggataacagcaggggcattttttatcccaaaatgtaacgaaggatataaatggtctatttcatatagttcgagggcaattttgacccttttccgttgtttatttttattggtaTCATAACTTTATATCCCTTTTTAAATACTCTAATGTTTTAGAAAATTGTTGATATGTAATaagtaacaaccatccaaataaGCTTTTTATAATTCTGAAACTATAATTTCAGGATAAAACCAAACAACCCTCGAGTATTGGATTATTGCTAAGTAAGACAATTTCAAAAATGGATAGATTGATCGTTAATATAACATCCAATTAGCAATATGAAATTCTGCATAATACTCGGTgtaatttcacaaaatcaaagtGCAgagataatttatatttttttaaggtaGAAAGGTTGTTTCTAATAACCTCAATTCAGTGACACTGAGGAAGCCTCACTTACCGTATGTGTAAAAGCAAACAGTAATGAAAATGTCATTTGCATGAAGGAGAATGCATCTCTTTACTGATTTGTTATTGAAAAATGTGCAAAAGCAAAGTAGAAGCATCTCAACAAAAATACAGTTTCATCCATAAGGGTTTATGCAGCTCTAAAACTTTTAAGTACAGAAAGAACTGCTGGAAAACTACTTAATTAAGGACCATCAAAGACAAGCGAACGAACTTGCATTAATCGCGAtgttaaattacaaaaatcccacttcatccatttcatcatcatcatcatcatcatcctcttcGTCGTCGTCCCCCCATCCCATGAGTTCGAAACCTGGATGGTGGTTCTGTAAAAAGAACTCCACAATGCCAGCATCAACCACAAGGTCATCTGATAGTGTTGGAGGAATATTTGAGTCTTGATGACCTCCATTAGTCAAGCTTTGCAACATGCATCCAAAAACATCTCGATTGTACTTCAACACAAATTCTTGAGACGGCTCTAGGACCTCTATGTCGAATGCAGGGCCCAGAGGTCTCCCTACGACTCTTACATGACTAACACTGCACATAAGAATGAAATATCATCAAAATCACATTTATGATTACAGTCAACCAGCCTTGTTATAAAACACTACAATACAGTTTTTTGGGTCAGTAATGC belongs to Solanum stenotomum isolate F172 chromosome 1, ASM1918654v1, whole genome shotgun sequence and includes:
- the LOC125863132 gene encoding OVARIAN TUMOR DOMAIN-containing deubiquitinating enzyme 4-like → MASRFCNIVLQSPSSSLRFYISTNPAKFTISAPRSNCISSSINFEGSQKRCVGYTNSNLKNSCRSLTFTTAASRRNVCCDISFSSQNVNMRLFLPTQSKFHKFGCNSGQRNHSSAGLFIGFLVCCSASEPVHAEASGGSMGDSCDSSTTGYSHGKKVYTDYSVIGIPGDGRCLFRSVAHGACVRSGKAPPNENLQRQLADELRARVADEFIKRREETEWFIEGDFNTYVAQIRNSHVWGGEPELLMASHVLQMPISVYMYDQDASGLISIAEYGQEYGNDNPIKVLYHGFGHYDALHIPGKKGPRSKL